Proteins from a genomic interval of Acanthopagrus latus isolate v.2019 chromosome 7, fAcaLat1.1, whole genome shotgun sequence:
- the idh3g gene encoding isocitrate dehydrogenase [NAD] subunit gamma, mitochondrial: MERAQPLLLVHATTCFTIKMAAHSAVLSMSKIINPFWGGRLGNTVKVFGTTLTSHRNKTLLARENIPPPAKYGGRHTVTLIPGDGIGPELLNHVREVFRFSCVPVDFEVVNVNSALETDDDMNNAITAIRRNGIALKGNIETKHTMAPSVKSRNNLLRTSLDLYANVMHCQSLPGVQTRHKNIDIMIIRENTEGEYSNLEHESVSGVVESLKIITRNNSLRIADYAFKLAKEKGRRRVTAVHKANIMKLGDGLFLQCCREVASGYPDITFDSMIVDNTTMQLVSKPHQFDVMVMPNLYGNVVSNVCAGLVGGPGLVPGANYGNAYAVFETATRNTGKSIAGKNIANPTAMLLASCMMLDHLKLYDHATMIRHAVLKTMNETRLHTADIGGQGTTSEVVQTIMRIIQSGGQLTTEL; this comes from the exons atgGAGCGAGCACAACCGCTCCTCCTCGTGCACGCGACCACTTGCTTCACCATCAAGATGGCTGCCCACAGTGCTGTGCTCTCGATGTCTAAAATCATAAATCCCTTCTGGGGTGGACGCCTTGGGAATACGGTTAAA gtATTTGGAACAACTCTGACGAGTCACAGGAATAAGACCTTACTTGCA agagaaaatata CCGCCTCCGGCAAAGTATGGAGGCAGACACACTGTGACCCTCATACCTGGAGATGGAATCGGTCCAGAGCTGCTGAACCATGTCAGAGAGGTTTTCAG GTTCAGTTGTGTTCCGGTGGACTTTGAGGTGGTGAATGTCAACTCTGCTCTGGAGACTGATGATGACATGAATAATGCCATCACTGCCATCCGTCGTAATGGAATTGCTCTCAAAG GTAACATAGAAACCAAACACACCATGGCGCCATCTGTCAAATCCAGGAACAATCTCCTCCG CACAAGCTTAGACCTCTATGCGAATGTGATGCACTGCCAGTCCCTTCCTGGAGTTCAGACTCGCCACAAGAACATTGACATCATGATCATCAGAGAGAACACAGAGGGAGAGTACAGCAATCTGGAGCACGAG AGTGTATCAGGTGTAGTGGAGAGTCTCAAGATCATCACCAGGAACAACTCCCTCAGGATCGCTGACTATGCCTTCAAATTGGCCAAAGAGAAAGGCCGTCGTAGGGTCACTGCTGTACACAAGGCCAACATCAT GAAGCTCGGTGATGGCTTGTTCCTGCAGTGTTGCAGAGAAGTGGCCTCTGGTTACCCAGACATCACATTTGACAGCATGATCGTGGACAACACCACCatgcag ctgGTGTCCAAGCCCCATCAGTTCGATGTGATGGTGATGCCCAATCTGTACGGGAACGTTGTGAGCAATGTGTGTGCAGGCCTGGTGGGTGGTCCTGGCCTCGTGCCTGGGGCTAATTATGGCAACGCCTACGCTGTTTTTGAAACA GCAACAAGGAACACAGGGAAGAGTATTGCAGGCAAGAACATTGCAAACCCCACTGCCATGCTGCTGGCCAGCTGCATGATGCTGGACCACCTTAA GCTTTATGACCACGCAACAATGATCCGACATGCAGTCCTCAAAACCATGAATGAAACCAGG TTGCACACAGCTGATATCGGGGGTCAGGGCACCACATCAGAGGTGGTCCAGACCATCATGAGGATCATCCAGAGTGGAGGGCAGCTCACAACAGAGCTCTAA
- the fam3a gene encoding protein FAM3A, with protein sequence MRLTGPLRAVAVLLLVGLTWLLANTLFGGESGSSVRHFFSGASEEPTPAESRPRKYKCGLSAPCPPKHLAFRLVSGAANVIGPKICLEDKMLVSSVKNNVGRGLNIALVNGVTGELLDTKNFDMWAGDVSDLLKFLRPIHEGTLVFVASYDDPATKMNDESRRLFEELGSTAVKELAFRDSWVFVGAKGIENKSPFEQRMKNSKSSNKYEGWPESLEMDGCIPLRAPLEG encoded by the exons ATGAGATTAACAG GCCCTCTTAGAGCTGTGGCTGTGCTGCTGTTAGTAGGGCTCACTTGGCTGCTAGCAAACACTTTATTTGGAGGGGAAAGTGGTTCTTCCGTGCGGCATTTCTTCAGTG gtgcaaGTGAGGAGCCAACACCTG CTGAATCCCGCCCTCGGAAGTATAAATGTGGACTCTCAGCTCCGTGTCCCCCAAAACATTTGGCTTTCCGTCTGGTGTCTGGTGCTGCCAATGTCATTGGACCCAAAATCTGCCTGGAGGACAAGAT gTTGGTGAGTAGTGTGAAGAACAACGTTGGCAGAGGACTAAACATAGCTTTGGTAAATG GGGTGACAGGAGAGCTCTTGGACACAAAGAACTTTGACATGTGGGCAGGAG ATGTTTCTGACCTGTTGAAGTTTCTCCGGCCGATCCATGAAGGAACACTTGTGTTTGTTGCCTCCTATGATGATCCAGCTACAAA AATGAACGACGAGTCCCGGCGACTGTTTGAGGAGCTTGGGAGCACAGCGGTGAAGGAGCTGGCCTTTCGAGACAGCTGGGTGTTTGTTGGAGCTAAGGGCATTGAGAATAAGAGTCCCTTTGAGCAG CGCATGAAGAACAGTAAGAGCAGCAACAAGTATGAAGGTTGGCCTGAGTCTCTGGAGATGGATGGCTGTATTCCCCTTCGGGCACCACTGGAAGGATAA